Proteins encoded together in one Telopea speciosissima isolate NSW1024214 ecotype Mountain lineage chromosome 4, Tspe_v1, whole genome shotgun sequence window:
- the LOC122660143 gene encoding uncharacterized protein LOC122660143, producing the protein MDTPPAEELLKKIQELEAGHANLKQEMSKLLLSSGSTVTNSDGKSFNGHQRSHSVSPERSRMSAPRRKTGGGLEGATAYLKQSSSFRHSSPLQRESSSRDAPSLRPAAPAAVNFSNKQYLNILQSMGQSVHILDLNGCIIYWNRTAENLYGYSASEALGKDAIELLTDAHDFEVASNMINRITMGESWTGQFPLKNKLGERFLAIMTNTPFYDDDGTLVGIVCVSNDSRPFQEMRHPFSVTKPLEADSSFSRSKTTTTAMKPNLDSQQPLQVAIASKISSLASKVTNKVKSRIRTGENGMERESGSGDSQYSDHGFSDAVLSDHREDATSSGASTPRGDVPPSPFGVFLQGAVDEKSPGKSSKDSGEEGLGKPGIQKIITAKAEAWINKKGISWPWKGNERDGPEARTTRFVWPWLNHDQENELDHQKKTDSGAKPESQGGESNRPNNDASGSWSSFNVNSTSSVSSSGSTSGSAVHKLDMDSDCLDYEILWEDLSIGEPIGQGSCGTVYHGLWYGSDVAVKVFSKQEYSDELIYSFRQEVSLMKRLRHPNVLLFMGAVTSPQRLCIVTEFLPRGSLFRLLQRNTTKLDWRRRVHMALDIARGMNYLHHCNPPIIHRDLKSSNLLVDRNWTVKVGDFGLSRLKHETYLTTKTGKGTPQWMAPEVLRNEPSDEKSDVYSFGVILWEVVTEKIPWENLNSMQVIGAVGFMNQRLEIPKDLDPQWTSIIESCCHSDPRCRPTFQDLLERLKDLQRQYSIQSQLNRAKPGDTTQKVL; encoded by the exons ATGGACACCCCTCCAGCTGAGGAGCTGCTGAAGAAGATCCAAGAGCTTGAAGCCGGCCACGCTAACCTCAAACAAGAGATGTCGAAGCTGTTGCTTAGCAGTGGCAGCACCGTCACTAACAGCGATGGCAAATCGTTTAACGGACACCAGCGCTCGCATTCGGTATCGCCAGAGAGATCGAGAATGAGCGCTCCGAGGAGGAAAACTGGTGGTGGGCTCGAGGGAGCCACCGCCTACTTGAAGCAGAGCTCATCTTTCAGACATTCGTCTCCGTTGCAAAGGGAGAGCAGCAGCCGTGATGCTCCCAGTCTGAGACCAGCTGCCCCTGCAGCCGTTAATTTTTCGAATAAGCAGTACCTTAATATTTTGCAGTCTATGGGTCAGTCAGTTCATATACTTGACCTCAATGGCTGCATAATTTACTG GAATCGAACAGCAGAAAACCTTTATGGTTATTCAGCTTCAGAAGCCCTTGGTAAGGATGCGATTGAGCTCCTTACAGATGCTCATGACTTTGAAGTAGCAAGTAATATGATAAACCGTATAACCATGGGAGAGAGCTGGACTGGCCAATTCCCTCTAAAGAATAAACTGGGGGAGCGTTTTCTAGCCATTATGACCAACACTCCATTCTATGACGACGATGGTACTTTGGTAGGGATTGTTTGTGTCTCGAATGATTCACGGCCCTTTCAAGAAATGCGCCACCCATTCTCTGTTACGAAGCCTTTGGAAGCTGATTCCAGCTTCTCTCGGTCAAAGACTACTACTACAGCTATGAAACCAAATTTAGATTCTCAGCAACCTCTGCAAGTTGCAATTGCCTCAAAAATATCAAGTCTG GCTTCTAAAGTGACCAACAAAGTCAAGTCAAGAATTCGGACTGGTGAGAACGGTATGGAGCGTGAAAGTGGGAGCGGCGATAGTCAGTATTCTGATCATGGTTTCTCAGATGCAGTTCTCTCTGACCATAGGGAGGATGCTACTTCAAGTGGAGCTAGCACACCTAGAGGAGATGTACCTCCATCTCCCTTTGGTGTGTTTTTGCAGGGTGCTGTGGATGAAAAATCCCCTGGAAAATCCTCAAAAGATTCTGGTGAGGAGGGTTTAGGGAAGCCTGGAATCCAGAAGATCATTACTGCAAAGGCAGAAGCATGGATCAATAAAAAGGGCATATCTTGGCCTTGGAAGGGGAATGAGCGGGATGGCCCGGAGGCAAGGACTACACGTTTTGTCTGGCCTTGGTTGAATCATGATCAAGAAAATGAATTGGATCATCAGAAGAAAACTGATTCCGGTGCAAAGCCAGAAAGCCAAGGTGGTGAGAGTAACCGGCCCAATAATGACGCTTCTGGGTCCTGGTCCTCATTTAATGTTAACAGCACAAGTAGCGTGAGTAGCAGTGGAAGTACCAGTGGTAGTGCTGTTCATAAATTGGATATGGATTCTGACTGCTTGGATTATGAAATCTTGTGGGAGGACTTGTCAATTGGAGAACCGATTGGGCAAG GTTCTTGTGGAACTGTATATCATGGCCTCTGGTATGGCTCG GATGTTGCGGTCAAggtcttctccaagcaagagTATTCGGATGAATTGATATATTCTTTCAGACAAGAG GTGTCACTTATGAAGAGGCTCCGACATCCAAATGTACTACTCTTTATGGGTGCAGTTACTTCTCCTCAGCGTCTTTGCATTGTTACAGAGTTCCTCCCACG CGGAAGCTTGTTTCGGTTGCTTCAGCGGAACACAACTAAACTGGACTGGAGACGGCGCGTTCACATGGCTTTGGATATT GCACGGGGCATGAATTATCTTCATCACTGCAACCCACCTATCATCCATCGAGATTTGAAGTCATCGAATCTTCTGGTTGATAGGAATTGGACAGTGAAG GTCGGTGACTTCGGTCTCTCACGTCTTAAACATGAAACATACTTGACAACCAAGACTGGGAAAGGAACG CCCCAATGGATGGCCCCTGAAGTTCTTCGTAATGAGCCTTCAGATGAGAA GTCCGACGTGTACAGCTTTGGGGTGATACTATGGGAGGTTGTCACTGAGAAGATCCCCTGGGAAAATCTTAACTCAATGCAG GTCATTGGAGCTGTTGGGTTCATGAATCAACGACTAGAGATCCCAAAAGACTTGGATCCACAGTGGACATCCATAATTGAGAGCTGCTGTCATAG TGATCCACGTTGTCGACCCACATTCCAAGACCTGCTAGAAAGGCTTAAAGATCTGCAGAGGCAGTATTCCATTCAATCCCAGTTGAATCGTGCAAAGCCTGGGGATACCACTCAAAAAGTGCTGTAG